TGCATCTAGCCCGCTGTCGGCTTCCTTCTCAGCAGGAGGCTGGCAGCGGCACCCAGGAAGGCCGCTTGAATGCCCGTGGCCAAGACCAGGACGATGTCGAAGAAGGTTGCCGCACGGAAGGTCCCGTAGGCAATCCGGTCGCCGGGAAAAACCAAAGCTGTGGCTGAAGAAGCAACGAGCATCCCCAGCCGATCTACGGACGCGAGCACCTTATAGATTGTCGGGCTTGGGGCAAAGCCGTAGACGGCAATGAATGACGCGGCGGCGCCCGTCCCAATCAGTCCAGCCCACAACGACCATCGTACGTGTCTGTTGACTCGCACGGGGGCTCCCTCCCCTAGCGGCTGTAGCGGTTCTTCTTCTTGTCGGCGTGGCGCTCCAGGCCGAGCTGGATGAGCCGGGCGATGAGCTCGGAGTACCCGATGCCGGTGGCCGCCCACAGCTTGGGGTACATGCTGATGGAGGTGAAGCCGGGCATGGTGTTGATCTCGTTGACGTAGATCTTCTTGCTCGCGGGATCCATCAGAAAATCCACGCGCGCCAGCCCCGAACAGTCCACGGCGCGGAAGGCGGCCACCGCCAGCTCCTGCACCTTCTTGGTCTGCGCGCGCGTGAGCTTGGCCGGGATGATCAGCTCCGAGCCCTCGTCCAGATACTTGGCAGCGTAGTCGTAGAACTCCTTGCCGGGGACGACCTCGCCCGGCACCGAGGCTTCGGGATCGTCGTTGCCCAGCACCGAGCACTCCAGCTCCCGCGCCTTGTGCTTCTTGCCACCCACGGCCTCCTCGACGATGAGCTTGCGGTCGTAGCGCGCGGCCTCGTCGAGCGAGGCGGCCAGTTCGTCCGGGCCGTGCGCCTTGGTGATGCCCACCGAGGAGCCCAGGTTGGCGGGCTTCACGAAGAGCGGGTAGCGAAGCTTCTTCTGGATCTCGCGGCGGACGCGCGCCGGGTCGCGCTCCCAGTCGCCACGCAGGAAGGTGAGGTGGCGGACGATGGACAGCCCGGCGGCGCGGAAGAGCTGCTTCATGACGTCCTTGTCCATGCCCGCGGCCGAGCCCAGCACGCCCGCGCCCACGTAGGCGATGTCGGCCAACTCCAGCAGGCCCTGGATGGTGCCGTCCTCGCCGAAGGTGCCGTGCAGTACCGGAAAGATGACGTCCACGTTGACCGCGCGTGCGGCGGGATGACTGTTGCTCTGGAAAGGGATGAGCGACTGGGAGTCGTCGGCGCCCGGCGCCGGGGGCACGGGCGGGACGATCACGCCTTGGCCCGAGGCCAGCAGCGCGGCTTCGGGAGTGGCGGCGGGATCGCCGGCGCGCAGGTGGCGCTCAGGGACGGCGGGCTTCTCGCCGCGCAGCAGCCGCTCGGCGTGCGCCGAGGTCAGCCAGCGCCCGTCCTTGGTGATGCCGATGGGGATGACTTCGTACCTGGACTTGTCGACGGCCTCGATGACCGAGGCCGCGGAGAGAAGAGAGACCTCGTGCTCGCCCGAACGCCCGCCGAACAACACGCCCACTCGCAGCTTCTTCATGCCGGCTCCCTGAGCAGTGTATCCAATCCGCCGCGAATGTGCTCACCCGGGATAGACACCGCGGGAGCGGCCGGGGTTGCCCGCAGCGGTTGACAAGCGGCTGGGGAAGTCCATAATAACCGCTCCTATGTCCGCGCCGACGCCAGCACCCGTTCCGCCGCCGTCGTTGTCCATGGGCGGCTACGCCCCTGAACCCGGCGCTTTGGTGGGCGTTCCTTTCTGGCCGCGCTTCGGAGCGCGCCTGCTCGACCTGCTGGTGCACTACGTGATCTCCTTCGGCGCCGGGGTGATCATCGGGATCTTCCTGGCCATCAGCGCCAGCCTGAACCACACGCCGCTGCAGCCGCTGATCGCCCGGACCACCTCGCTGTCGGCGCTGACCTTCATCGCCGCCATCCTGGGCGCCATGCTGTACCACGTGATCTCGGAGGGCGGGCACGGGAGCTCGCTGGGCAAGCTCGCCCTGGGCCTGGTAGTGCTGCAGGAGGACGGCACGCCCTGCCGCATGGGAGCGGCGCTGGTGCGCTCCCTGGCCTACTACGTGGACGCGCTCTTCTTCGGGATCATCGCTTACGTGGCCATGCAGAAGTCGCCGCTGCAGCAGCGCTACGGCGATCAGTGGGCGCACACGGTGGTGGTGCGGCGCTCCCAGGTCGCGCCCGAGCGCCTGCGCAGCAGCGGACGCTTCCTGGGCGTGCTCTTCCTGGCCGCGGCGGCCGACGCCGCCCTGCTCCTGCTGACCTACGCCATCAAGCTGGTGTCGTAGGGCCGGGACCTCGCCTGCCCAGGACTTCGCCCTGGGCTATTCCAATCGCCCTGCGGGCTGCCCCGGGGGTAGAATCCTCGGCCATGGCCCCCGACAATCGTTCGGCGGCAGAAGCCGGCAAGCAGTTCCTCATCCAGCGCGTACTCGAGCAGGCGCAGGAGGATGGCGTTTCTCTGTCGGGGCCGGAACGCTACATGCTGGACTTCTCAGAGGTCAACGGGCCTCCGCAAGACCCGGAGAAGGTGGCACAGTTCGATGAGCAATGCGATTCCGATGAATACGAAGAGAAGGTTGCCGGGCTGATCCGCGCCGCTTACCAGTCGGACAAGCGCCGGGGGCAGGAAGCGTCGTGGGCCCAGGCCCTCAAGGCGCTTTGCGGCGAAGACCACTACATTTTGGTGATGGTGAGGCAGGCAGGCCTCAAAGTCCCCTATTCACTGACGGGCGCAGGGCCGGATAAAAGCGGAGAGCTGGATGCCTTGGTGAGGACGGGAATCGCGATGCTCGCGCCGGGCCTCTTGTTTCTTGCTGGGCTGCTGGTGCTTATTGATCCCTGGGGATGGCGTCTCCTCGGCAGCGACACGCGCAAGCTGGTCTTCCTTGTCGCCTTGCTCGCGGCCGTCTACCTCCTATGGTCAACTCTCTTGAGGAAGCTGAGCACTCCTCCTCGATCAAACCAGAGCGATGGCAGGCCGGGCACGGGCTGACAGGTCTAGAGGATCTTCTTGCCGAACGCGGAGAGGGCGAGCTCCACGGCCAGGTCGGCGGTGCGGTTGTGCTCGTCGATGACGGGGTTGACCTCGACGATCTCGAACGAGGTCATGCGGCCGTGGTCGGCGATGATCTCCATGGCCAGGTGGCCTTCGCGGTAGGTAGCGCCGCCGCGCACCGGGGTACCCACCCCGGGGGCGTCCTCGGGATCGATCCAGTCCATGTCGAGGGAGACGTGGTAGCCGGCGGCGCCGCGTCCGGCCATGCGCAGCGCCTCTTCCATCACCGTGCGCATGCCGCGCTCGTCGATGTCGCGCATGGTGAAGACCTCCACCCCGGCCTTGCGCACGTTCTCCTTCTCGATCTGATCGATGTCGCGCACGCCCACCAGCACGCAATTGTCCGGAGCGACCTTGGGAGAGAAGCCGAAGAGGTTGGCCAGATCGGCGGGACCCAGTCCCATGATGGCGGCCAAAGGCATGCCGTGGACGTTGCCGCTGGGCGAGGACTCGGGGGTGTTGATGTCGGTATGGGCGTCGATCCAGAGCAAGCCGATCTTCTGCTGCTGGCGGCGATAGAACTCGGCCACGCCCGCCACCGTGCCCGCAGCGATGGAGTGGTCGCCGCCCAGCGCCACCGGCATCTTGCCCGCCTCCAGCGTCTTCAGCACCAGCTCGGCGTGCTTGGTGCAGGTGGCGGTGATCTCCTTGAGGTACTTGGCGTGCGGGTCGCCCTCCTTCTTCATCTCGGGGATAGCGACGGCGATGTTGCCGGCGTCCTCGACCTTGTGGCCGAGGGCCTCCAGGCGGGCCTCCAGCCCGGCCACCCGCACCGCCGAAGGGCCCATGTCCACGCCGCGGCGCGACTGGCCCAGGTCCAGCGGCACCCCGATCACCCGGATCTTCCGCGGGATGATGTTCGAAAAAGGAGTTGTCGTCGTCGTAGCCATGAGTCCTATCGGGTCATCGAATCATCGGGTCATCGGGTCATTTTGCCTTTTGCCTTCTGCCCTTTGCCTTTCATGGGTAGATCTTGTGCAGCATGCGGGCGAAGGGGATGGTCTCGCGCACGTGCTCCAGGCCGCAGATCCACGCCACGACCCGCTCGATGCCCATGCCGAAGCCGGCGTGCGGCACCCCGCCGTACTTGCGCAGGTCCAGATACCACCGGAAAGCGTCCTCGGGCAAGCCGTGCTCATGGATGCGCTGGAGCAGCTTCTCGTAAGAGCCCATGCGCTGCGAGCCCCCGATGATCTCGCCGTAGCCCTCGGGGGCGAGCACGTCCACGCACAGCGCCAGCTCGGGGCGCTGCGGGTCGGGCTCCATGTAAAACGCCTTCACCGCGGCGGGATAGCGGTGCACCATCACCGGCCGGTCGAACTTGGCGGAGAGATAGGTCTCGTCGGGAGAGCCCAGGTCGCCGCCCCACTCGAAACGGGTCTCCAGCTCGCCCTTGGCGTGGCCCTCCTGCAGCATCTTCACCGCGTCGTCATAGGTGAGGCGGGGGAAGGGCGGCTGCACCTTCTCCAGGACCGTGGTGTCGCGCTCCAAGGTCTTGAACTCGGCACGGCGCCGCTCCAGGCAGCGCTGCACGATGGAGCTGATGAACTGCTCCGCCAGTTGCATCAGGCCGTCGAGCTCCAGGAAGGCGACCTCGGGCTCCACCATCCAGAACTCGGTGAGGTGGCGGCGGGTCTTGGACTTCTCCGCGCGGAAGGTAGGCCCGAAAGAATAGACCTTGCCCAGGGCCATGGCCGTGGCCTCGATGTAGAGCTGGCCCGACTGGGTCAGGAAGGCGGGATCGCCGAAATAATCCACCGGGAAGAGGGTGCTGGTGCCCTCGCAGGCGGCGGGGGTGAGGATGGGGGGATCGGTGAGGGTGAAGCCGCGGTCGTCGAAGAAATCGCGGGCCGCCTTGATGATCTCGGCGCGCAGCCGCAGGATGGCGATCTGGCGCGGCGAGCGCACCCACAGGTGGCGGTGCTCCATCAGGAACTCGACCCCGTGCTCCTTGAGGGAGATGGGGAAGGCCTGGTCGTCGGGGACGCGCTGCACGATCTCAAGTTCATCCACGTCCAGCTCGTAGCCGCCGGGGGCGCGCCTGTCGGCGCGCACCTTGCCACGCACCACGA
Above is a genomic segment from Terriglobales bacterium containing:
- a CDS encoding D-alanine--D-alanine ligase family protein, with protein sequence MKKLRVGVLFGGRSGEHEVSLLSAASVIEAVDKSRYEVIPIGITKDGRWLTSAHAERLLRGEKPAVPERHLRAGDPAATPEAALLASGQGVIVPPVPPAPGADDSQSLIPFQSNSHPAARAVNVDVIFPVLHGTFGEDGTIQGLLELADIAYVGAGVLGSAAGMDKDVMKQLFRAAGLSIVRHLTFLRGDWERDPARVRREIQKKLRYPLFVKPANLGSSVGITKAHGPDELAASLDEAARYDRKLIVEEAVGGKKHKARELECSVLGNDDPEASVPGEVVPGKEFYDYAAKYLDEGSELIIPAKLTRAQTKKVQELAVAAFRAVDCSGLARVDFLMDPASKKIYVNEINTMPGFTSISMYPKLWAATGIGYSELIARLIQLGLERHADKKKNRYSR
- the asnS gene encoding asparagine--tRNA ligase; this translates as MDAPITSIVQVGRHESERVTLRGWLYNLRESGKLLFPIFRDGTGFIQGVVAKNAVPEEVFERVKNLTQESSVVVRGKVRADRRAPGGYELDVDELEIVQRVPDDQAFPISLKEHGVEFLMEHRHLWVRSPRQIAILRLRAEIIKAARDFFDDRGFTLTDPPILTPAACEGTSTLFPVDYFGDPAFLTQSGQLYIEATAMALGKVYSFGPTFRAEKSKTRRHLTEFWMVEPEVAFLELDGLMQLAEQFISSIVQRCLERRRAEFKTLERDTTVLEKVQPPFPRLTYDDAVKMLQEGHAKGELETRFEWGGDLGSPDETYLSAKFDRPVMVHRYPAAVKAFYMEPDPQRPELALCVDVLAPEGYGEIIGGSQRMGSYEKLLQRIHEHGLPEDAFRWYLDLRKYGGVPHAGFGMGIERVVAWICGLEHVRETIPFARMLHKIYP
- a CDS encoding RDD family protein; the protein is MSAPTPAPVPPPSLSMGGYAPEPGALVGVPFWPRFGARLLDLLVHYVISFGAGVIIGIFLAISASLNHTPLQPLIARTTSLSALTFIAAILGAMLYHVISEGGHGSSLGKLALGLVVLQEDGTPCRMGAALVRSLAYYVDALFFGIIAYVAMQKSPLQQRYGDQWAHTVVVRRSQVAPERLRSSGRFLGVLFLAAAADAALLLLTYAIKLVS
- the rocF gene encoding arginase, with the protein product MATTTTTPFSNIIPRKIRVIGVPLDLGQSRRGVDMGPSAVRVAGLEARLEALGHKVEDAGNIAVAIPEMKKEGDPHAKYLKEITATCTKHAELVLKTLEAGKMPVALGGDHSIAAGTVAGVAEFYRRQQQKIGLLWIDAHTDINTPESSPSGNVHGMPLAAIMGLGPADLANLFGFSPKVAPDNCVLVGVRDIDQIEKENVRKAGVEVFTMRDIDERGMRTVMEEALRMAGRGAAGYHVSLDMDWIDPEDAPGVGTPVRGGATYREGHLAMEIIADHGRMTSFEIVEVNPVIDEHNRTADLAVELALSAFGKKIL